The following proteins come from a genomic window of Proteinivorax hydrogeniformans:
- a CDS encoding pyrimidine-nucleoside phosphorylase, giving the protein MRVYDLIYKKRQGEVLTKAELDFLISGYNKGEIPDYQMSAFAMAVFFKGMTSEETANLTQSIINSGETIDLSEIEGVKVDKHSTGGVGDTVSLIIAPIIAHFGAPFAKMSGRGLGHTGGTLDKLESIEGFNIHLTSQEFIDKVNKNKVAVMGQTAKLAPADGKLYSLRDVTATVDSIPLIASSIMSKKLAAGADGIVLDVKTGDGAFMKSVEDSFSLAKEMVDIGTHLGKETVALVTDMDQPLGEAIGNSLEVIEAFETLRGRGPEDLTKLCITVAGHMLVIAKIFTENQQAENAVRKVLESGEALAKMKEFISAQGGDPDVVDNYSLLPVAKHKVAVKSPVDGNVKKIKAETLGKMAMMLGAGRAVKTDSIDHSVGIIVHKKQGDKVKHGEPLATVYSSTSQVSSDVVDGVINSYELTKEKVEEKPLIYGVVTREGIKK; this is encoded by the coding sequence ATGCGAGTTTATGATCTTATTTATAAGAAAAGACAGGGAGAAGTATTAACAAAAGCTGAGCTAGACTTTTTGATTTCTGGGTACAATAAAGGAGAAATTCCAGATTATCAAATGTCTGCCTTTGCCATGGCCGTGTTTTTTAAAGGGATGACTTCCGAAGAAACCGCCAATTTAACTCAAAGCATAATAAACTCAGGTGAAACTATTGATCTTTCAGAAATAGAAGGAGTAAAAGTTGATAAACATTCCACAGGAGGAGTAGGAGATACTGTAAGCTTGATCATCGCTCCGATAATAGCTCACTTTGGAGCCCCGTTTGCTAAAATGTCAGGTAGGGGATTAGGGCATACTGGAGGAACATTAGATAAACTAGAATCTATAGAAGGTTTTAATATACACCTTACAAGCCAAGAATTTATAGATAAGGTAAATAAAAATAAAGTGGCCGTTATGGGACAAACAGCTAAGCTTGCACCTGCTGATGGTAAGCTTTATAGTCTAAGAGATGTAACAGCTACAGTAGATAGCATCCCACTAATAGCTAGCTCGATTATGAGTAAAAAGCTAGCAGCTGGCGCCGATGGTATTGTCTTAGATGTGAAAACCGGGGACGGGGCTTTTATGAAATCGGTGGAAGACTCTTTTTCGTTAGCCAAAGAAATGGTTGATATCGGTACACACTTAGGTAAAGAAACAGTAGCTTTAGTAACTGATATGGATCAGCCTTTAGGTGAAGCCATCGGTAATTCTTTAGAGGTTATTGAAGCCTTTGAAACCTTAAGGGGACGAGGCCCGGAAGATCTAACTAAACTTTGCATCACTGTGGCAGGTCATATGTTAGTAATAGCCAAAATTTTTACTGAAAACCAACAAGCAGAAAATGCAGTACGCAAAGTGTTAGAAAGTGGCGAGGCCTTAGCTAAAATGAAAGAGTTTATATCAGCTCAAGGTGGAGACCCCGATGTAGTTGATAACTATAGTTTACTGCCAGTTGCAAAGCATAAAGTTGCTGTTAAAAGCCCAGTTGATGGGAATGTAAAAAAAATCAAAGCTGAAACGTTAGGGAAAATGGCCATGATGCTAGGAGCTGGAAGAGCTGTAAAAACAGATTCTATTGATCATAGCGTGGGAATTATTGTCCATAAAAAACAAGGTGACAAAGTTAAACACGGTGAACCATTAGCGACGGTGTATTCTAGCACAAGTCAGGTTAGTTCTGATGTTGTTGATGGGGTAATAAATAGTTATGAGTTAACTAAGGAAAAAGTAGAGGAAAAACCTTTGATTTATGGTGTAGTAACTAGAGAAGGTATAAAAAAATAA
- a CDS encoding phosphopentomutase, which produces MNRTILIVLDSVGIGALPDANQYNDEGSNTLANIAKEVGGLKLDTLESLGLGNIHPIEGVKKQEQPLASYGKMAEKSPGKDTTTGHWEMAGVVLEHPFPVYPEGFPKELLEEFEQKIGTKTLGNKVASGTKIIEELGSKHQETGYPIVYTSADSVFQIAAHEEVVPLDRLYEMCLIAREMLQGEHGVGRVIARPFIGDEGQYKRTSNRKDYSRLPHEETVLQTMQKSGKDVIGIGKISDIYAGLGVTKSYKSKSNSEGLSITLERIKEDSSGLIMLNLVDFDMLYGHRNDVLGYAKSLEEADKMLSDIIKHLKDDDLLIITADHGCDPTHPGTDHTREFVPLLVYGKNHEPKNLGVREAFTDVAQTLSEIFTLGKEFPGKSLL; this is translated from the coding sequence ATTAACAGAACAATACTCATAGTGCTAGACAGCGTTGGTATAGGGGCATTGCCTGACGCTAATCAATACAATGACGAAGGCTCTAACACGTTAGCAAATATAGCAAAAGAAGTTGGTGGCTTAAAGCTTGATACCTTAGAAAGCTTGGGGCTAGGGAACATTCACCCTATAGAGGGTGTGAAAAAACAAGAGCAGCCGTTAGCATCTTACGGTAAAATGGCTGAAAAATCACCGGGGAAGGATACAACTACTGGGCATTGGGAGATGGCAGGTGTTGTATTAGAACACCCGTTTCCAGTTTACCCAGAAGGTTTTCCCAAAGAGTTACTAGAAGAATTTGAACAAAAAATTGGCACTAAGACTCTTGGCAATAAAGTAGCTTCAGGGACTAAAATTATCGAAGAATTAGGGTCTAAACATCAGGAAACTGGTTACCCTATTGTTTATACTTCTGCGGATAGTGTTTTCCAAATTGCGGCCCATGAAGAAGTAGTTCCGTTAGATAGGCTTTATGAGATGTGCTTGATTGCTCGGGAAATGCTACAAGGTGAGCATGGTGTAGGAAGAGTAATAGCACGACCATTTATAGGAGATGAAGGCCAATATAAAAGGACTTCTAATAGAAAAGATTACTCTAGGCTACCACATGAGGAAACGGTACTTCAAACAATGCAAAAAAGTGGTAAGGATGTAATAGGTATAGGTAAAATAAGTGATATTTATGCGGGATTAGGGGTTACAAAGTCATACAAATCTAAGTCAAATTCTGAAGGGTTATCAATAACATTAGAGAGAATAAAAGAGGATAGTAGTGGGCTGATTATGCTAAATTTGGTTGATTTTGATATGCTCTACGGACATCGGAACGATGTTTTGGGGTATGCAAAGTCGCTTGAGGAAGCGGATAAAATGTTATCTGATATCATCAAACACTTAAAAGATGACGATTTACTTATTATAACTGCTGATCATGGTTGTGATCCAACCCATCCAGGAACGGACCACACCAGAGAGTTTGTGCCATTATTGGTTTATGGAAAAAATCATGAGCCTAAAAACTTAGGTGTTAGAGAAGCATTTACAGATGTTGCGCAAACATTATCGGAGATATTTACTTTAGGCAAGGAGTTTCCAGGAAAAAGCCTATTATAA
- the xerD gene encoding site-specific tyrosine recombinase XerD encodes MKEQVYDYLDYLKVERGLADNTLESYKRDLNKFMSFLDKQGFSSWQDITRQQIISYLLELQTLGLASSTVSRNLASIRSFFSYLNFENLLQKDPASDLDSPKIDKKLPKVISTEEVESLLNQPDLKEKSGIRDRAMLELLYATGLRVSEMISLDINDVNLDLGFLRCFGKGSKERIVPLGKLAIEYLSTYINTARGKMIKNINQEALFVNFHGNRLTRQGFWKILKKYAKKGNIHADITPHTLRHSFATHLLENGADLRSVQEMLGHADISTTQVYTHVTQKRLKQVHKEFHPRA; translated from the coding sequence ATGAAGGAACAGGTTTATGATTATCTAGACTATCTTAAAGTGGAGAGGGGCTTAGCAGACAACACATTAGAAAGTTATAAACGAGACCTAAATAAATTCATGAGTTTTCTTGACAAACAAGGCTTTTCGAGCTGGCAGGATATAACCAGGCAGCAGATTATCAGTTATCTGCTAGAGCTTCAAACCTTGGGTTTGGCTTCATCAACTGTATCAAGGAATCTAGCTTCAATAAGGTCCTTTTTTAGCTATCTTAATTTTGAAAACTTATTACAAAAAGACCCTGCATCAGACCTAGATTCTCCTAAGATAGATAAAAAACTTCCTAAAGTTATCTCCACAGAAGAGGTGGAATCCTTGTTAAATCAACCTGATTTAAAAGAAAAGTCAGGGATAAGAGATAGAGCGATGCTTGAACTTCTATATGCCACTGGTTTAAGGGTTTCTGAAATGATCTCTCTTGATATAAATGATGTGAACTTAGATTTAGGTTTTTTAAGGTGTTTTGGAAAAGGGTCAAAAGAAAGAATTGTACCGCTAGGAAAGTTAGCAATTGAATATCTTTCAACATACATAAATACTGCAAGGGGAAAGATGATAAAGAATATAAACCAAGAAGCCCTTTTTGTTAACTTTCACGGCAATAGGTTAACAAGGCAAGGATTTTGGAAAATATTGAAGAAGTATGCAAAAAAGGGAAATATACATGCTGATATAACACCACATACTTTAAGACATTCATTTGCGACTCATCTTTTAGAAAATGGAGCAGATCTTCGCTCTGTTCAAGAGATGTTAGGTCATGCAGATATTTCTACCACCCAAGTTTATACACACGTTACCCAAAAGAGGCTAAAGCAAGTTCATAAAGAGTTTCACCCAAGAGCGTAG
- a CDS encoding carboxylate--amine ligase, translated as MDKYQHKNKAVILGSNYYIGLNAMRALGKKGIEVIGVDHCREGAYALASKYCSKALILPHYKRNSQQFIRSLIGFAEKEKYKPVLIPCADPYVEIVDEFSDELKKHFLLPPIEKGLAAELLNKDTLHGLAQKHGVKVPETIWLNQDDILEKVEKEFGFPCLLKPANSHQFVETFREKMFIANNKDELYESIKKVKKEGFEAFVQRIIPGPDNHMHTFDCYIDSKGNVTHYTTCQKQRQYPINFGASVYTKQKYFPKLYEIGAKFLTDVGYRGFAEIEFKKDEKTGDFYLIEVNVRLTNFDVMLQKIGLNMPYIMYRDLVGSPLEPKAITEDTNIHFWYSYEDILAIRNYLKTGQLSKWEALTSLKNKKAYAIWSIDDPMPFVKFSQKLFRKVLKKVKK; from the coding sequence TTGGACAAGTATCAACATAAAAATAAAGCCGTTATTTTAGGGTCTAATTATTACATAGGTTTAAATGCAATGCGCGCTCTAGGTAAAAAAGGGATAGAAGTTATCGGAGTTGATCATTGTAGGGAAGGGGCATATGCCCTAGCTTCTAAATACTGCTCTAAAGCCTTGATTTTACCCCACTACAAGCGTAACTCTCAGCAGTTTATACGCTCTTTAATAGGCTTTGCCGAAAAGGAGAAATATAAACCGGTATTAATTCCATGTGCTGATCCCTATGTTGAGATAGTTGACGAGTTTTCAGATGAACTTAAAAAACATTTCTTGCTGCCACCTATAGAAAAGGGGCTAGCTGCAGAACTTTTAAATAAAGATACTTTGCATGGGTTAGCTCAAAAGCATGGAGTTAAAGTGCCAGAGACTATTTGGCTTAATCAGGATGATATCTTAGAGAAAGTTGAGAAAGAGTTTGGTTTTCCTTGTCTATTAAAGCCTGCGAACTCACACCAATTTGTCGAAACTTTTAGGGAAAAGATGTTTATAGCAAACAACAAAGATGAACTTTACGAATCTATAAAAAAAGTTAAAAAGGAAGGGTTTGAAGCTTTTGTTCAAAGAATAATACCCGGCCCTGATAACCATATGCACACATTTGACTGCTACATAGATTCAAAAGGTAATGTTACGCACTACACTACTTGCCAAAAACAAAGGCAGTATCCCATAAACTTCGGTGCCTCTGTGTATACCAAACAAAAGTATTTTCCTAAACTTTATGAAATTGGTGCAAAGTTTCTAACAGATGTGGGATATAGAGGATTTGCAGAAATTGAGTTCAAAAAGGATGAAAAAACCGGCGATTTCTATTTAATTGAAGTAAATGTACGATTAACTAATTTTGATGTAATGCTACAAAAAATAGGTCTGAACATGCCATACATCATGTATAGAGATTTGGTTGGGTCACCTTTAGAGCCAAAAGCAATAACTGAGGATACTAACATTCACTTTTGGTACTCCTACGAAGATATTTTAGCTATTAGAAATTATCTAAAGACAGGACAACTATCGAAATGGGAAGCTTTAACCTCGCTTAAGAATAAAAAAGCATATGCAATATGGAGCATTGATGACCCGATGCCTTTTGTTAAATTCAGCCAAAAGTTATTTAGAAAAGTGTTAAAAAAAGTAAAGAAGTAA